One Proteinivorax tanatarense DNA segment encodes these proteins:
- a CDS encoding DUF1294 domain-containing protein yields MQTYLVIYLFLMNVVGLLAMKIDKNRAIKGKWRTKEKTFLVIALAGGSFGIYIGLHAFRHKTKHITFKYGIPLIILVQFFLFVYF; encoded by the coding sequence ATGCAAACATATCTTGTTATCTATTTATTTTTGATGAATGTCGTTGGCTTACTAGCTATGAAAATTGATAAAAATAGGGCTATCAAGGGAAAGTGGCGTACAAAAGAAAAAACTTTTTTAGTAATTGCTCTAGCTGGGGGAAGTTTTGGCATTTATATAGGGTTACATGCATTTAGACATAAAACAAAACATATCACATTTAAGTATGGTATACCTTTAATAATTTTGGTGCAGTTTTTTTTATTTGTTTACTTTTAA
- a CDS encoding SLC13 family permease: MLTGGIFISGVIGIFYNQLSILSFAQQTYQGFSGMFEIFLLSMFTGGLAAMVTKAGGVQFLLDKIQKLIKGTKSAELGTAALVSLTDAAVANNTVAIIINGPIVKEISNKYKVDPRRSAAMLDIFSCVIQGAIPYGAQMLLIGTLSGGQVSPLNIIPLLWYQMFLAVAAIISIYIPYANGLINKEPWDWDKKEKDVA; encoded by the coding sequence GTGTTAACTGGTGGTATTTTTATTTCAGGAGTTATAGGAATTTTTTATAATCAGTTATCTATACTTTCATTTGCGCAGCAAACTTATCAAGGTTTTAGTGGAATGTTTGAGATTTTTTTGCTATCCATGTTTACAGGCGGACTGGCAGCTATGGTAACCAAAGCCGGGGGAGTACAATTTTTGCTGGATAAGATCCAAAAACTTATTAAAGGAACTAAATCTGCAGAGTTAGGAACAGCAGCTTTAGTTTCATTAACAGATGCTGCTGTTGCTAATAACACTGTAGCTATAATAATAAATGGTCCTATTGTTAAAGAAATTAGTAATAAATATAAGGTTGATCCTAGAAGAAGTGCTGCAATGCTAGATATTTTTTCATGCGTCATCCAGGGAGCAATACCTTATGGTGCGCAGATGTTGCTTATTGGCACACTCTCTGGAGGACAGGTTTCTCCATTAAATATTATACCGTTATTATGGTATCAAATGTTTTTAGCGGTAGCAGCTATAATTTCAATTTACATTCCTTATGCAAATGGTTTAATTAACAAAGAACCTTGGGACTGGGATAAAAAAGAAAAAGACGTAGCTTAA
- a CDS encoding siderophore ABC transporter substrate-binding protein has protein sequence MNFKKPLLLIIAIVLTATMVACSNTANDTDKGEKKEMVTIEHQLGKTQVAKNPDTIVVFDYATLDSLNQMGVEVDGVVKSTMPEYLEKYNGENYKDIGTLFEPDFEKIYSMDPDLIIISGRQAEVYDDLEDIAPTIYLAIDNEDYLGSFSQNLNTLGEIFDKQDFVEEKLVEIEDVVSKVNDKASALDKEVLIVMANDGALSAYGVDSRFNVIHQEFGFDPADKNIEVSNHGHNISFEYIVETNPDIMFVIDRAEITGGSNTAAQILDNELVEMTSAYQSNDIYYLNAPVWYTAAGGLEGTNIMIKDVKAALN, from the coding sequence ATGAATTTTAAAAAACCATTACTGTTAATAATAGCAATAGTGCTAACTGCAACAATGGTGGCTTGCTCCAACACTGCTAACGACACTGATAAAGGTGAGAAAAAAGAAATGGTTACTATTGAACACCAGTTAGGGAAAACACAAGTAGCTAAAAACCCAGATACTATAGTAGTGTTTGACTATGCAACCTTAGACTCTTTAAACCAAATGGGAGTGGAAGTTGATGGTGTGGTAAAATCAACAATGCCAGAATACCTTGAAAAATATAACGGTGAAAACTACAAAGATATAGGCACTCTTTTTGAACCAGATTTTGAAAAAATCTACAGCATGGATCCTGATTTAATTATAATTTCTGGCAGGCAGGCAGAAGTATACGATGATTTAGAAGATATTGCTCCAACAATCTATCTTGCCATAGATAACGAAGATTATCTTGGTTCCTTTAGTCAAAACCTAAATACATTAGGGGAAATCTTTGATAAACAAGATTTTGTTGAAGAAAAATTAGTTGAAATTGAAGATGTGGTTTCCAAAGTTAATGATAAAGCATCAGCATTAGATAAAGAAGTTTTAATTGTAATGGCAAATGACGGTGCGTTAAGCGCCTATGGTGTAGATTCTAGATTTAACGTTATTCACCAGGAATTTGGGTTTGATCCTGCAGACAAAAATATCGAAGTATCAAATCATGGACATAACATATCCTTTGAGTATATAGTAGAAACCAACCCAGATATTATGTTTGTAATAGACAGAGCAGAAATTACAGGAGGAAGCAACACTGCTGCCCAAATTTTAGATAATGAGTTGGTTGAAATGACATCTGCTTACCAAAGTAATGATATATATTACTTAAATGCTCCAGTGTGGTATACAGCTGCTGGAGGATTAGAAGGCACTAATATAATGATAAAAGACGTAAAAGCAGCTTTAAATTAA
- a CDS encoding iron chelate uptake ABC transporter family permease subunit, giving the protein MDHKKKILLLGTILLIITLLYLCLDLNANSWRYALSRRIPRVFAILLTGGGIAFSSVVFQTITNNRILTPSVLGLDSLYLFTQTLVVFILGSNSFILLSAEMNFVVSVSAMVGFSTILYVLFFKKQRENIYYLLLIGIIFSTLFSSLASFMQMLIDPNEFHIVQDRMFASFNNVNTDLLTISFFIFIAAGIYTFPLIKQLDVLSLGRDHAINLGVNYDKVIKRLLIVIVILVAVSTALVGPITFLGILVANLAREILTTYKHKYIISMAVIISGLALIGGQLVSERILNLGVPISVIVNFAGGIYFIYLLLKGKTV; this is encoded by the coding sequence AAAAATTCTGCTATTAGGTACAATTTTGCTAATTATAACTTTACTATATCTCTGCTTAGACCTTAATGCTAATAGCTGGCGATATGCACTTTCCAGGAGGATTCCCAGGGTATTTGCAATCTTGTTGACTGGTGGAGGAATAGCTTTTTCTTCTGTAGTTTTTCAAACTATTACTAACAACAGGATACTAACACCCAGTGTGTTGGGCCTAGATTCTCTTTATTTGTTTACCCAAACTTTAGTGGTTTTCATATTGGGCAGTAACTCTTTTATACTTTTGTCTGCTGAAATGAACTTTGTTGTTTCTGTATCTGCCATGGTGGGATTTTCTACTATATTATATGTATTGTTTTTTAAAAAACAAAGAGAAAACATATATTATTTATTGCTCATAGGTATAATATTTAGCACTCTATTTAGCAGCTTAGCCTCTTTTATGCAAATGTTAATTGACCCTAATGAATTTCATATAGTGCAAGATAGAATGTTTGCTAGTTTTAACAATGTAAACACCGACCTTTTAACTATTTCATTTTTTATATTTATAGCAGCCGGCATTTACACTTTTCCTTTAATTAAACAGCTTGATGTGTTATCGCTGGGAAGAGATCATGCTATAAACCTAGGTGTTAACTACGATAAAGTGATCAAAAGACTACTGATTGTTATTGTTATTTTAGTTGCAGTATCAACAGCTTTAGTAGGTCCCATCACTTTTTTAGGGATTTTAGTAGCCAATCTAGCTAGAGAAATATTAACTACTTACAAGCATAAATATATAATTTCAATGGCTGTCATAATCAGTGGTTTAGCATTAATAGGTGGACAATTAGTCTCCGAAAGAATTTTAAATTTAGGTGTACCTATCAGCGTAATTGTTAACTTTGCAGGAGGAATATATTTTATTTATCTTTTATTAAAGGGGAAAACAGTATGA
- a CDS encoding HAD family hydrolase, giving the protein MYNTVIFDMDGVLIDSEPIFREVEDEMLRELGIEFTDEDFDYYVGRPGQEFWKEIIEKYDLKNLTVEEVFKDNVNRYIRRLKERENITLINGVEYWIKRMKEDSKNIIIASSSPQIIIDVVLDKFSIKKHFPKVIAGDSVEKGKPNPEIFLKAASVFDTPPDRCLVIEDSANGIKAAKAAGMYCVAYRNENSGVQNYGAADYSISEFSKKEYDNIFK; this is encoded by the coding sequence TTGTATAACACAGTTATTTTTGACATGGATGGTGTTCTCATTGACTCTGAGCCCATATTTAGAGAAGTGGAAGATGAAATGCTTAGAGAACTGGGAATTGAGTTTACTGATGAAGATTTTGATTATTATGTAGGAAGACCTGGCCAAGAGTTTTGGAAAGAAATTATTGAAAAGTACGATTTAAAGAACTTAACTGTTGAAGAGGTTTTTAAAGACAATGTAAATAGATATATTAGAAGGCTAAAGGAGCGGGAAAATATTACTCTTATCAATGGCGTGGAGTATTGGATTAAAAGGATGAAAGAGGATAGTAAAAATATAATTATTGCCTCATCCTCTCCTCAAATAATAATTGATGTTGTGTTAGACAAGTTTTCTATTAAGAAACATTTCCCAAAGGTGATAGCAGGGGATAGTGTTGAAAAAGGAAAGCCAAATCCAGAAATCTTTCTAAAGGCAGCCTCTGTATTTGATACACCACCAGACAGATGTTTAGTTATTGAAGATTCTGCTAACGGCATAAAAGCAGCAAAAGCAGCTGGCATGTATTGTGTTGCCTATAGAAACGAAAACTCAGGTGTGCAAAATTATGGTGCAGCTGATTATAGTATTAGTGAATTTTCTAAAAAAGAATATGATAATATATTCAAGTAG
- a CDS encoding NAD(P)/FAD-dependent oxidoreductase, giving the protein MSVRYDIAIVGSGPAGLSAALNAKIRGKNFIIFGSDDLSNKLIKAKQIDNYLGFPNVSGIELKNSFSSHLKKMNISIFNEKINNIYAMGDYYALMANDKVYEASSIILASGVNFGKPFKGEEEWLGKGVGYCATCDAALYKGKVVAVIAQNKKDESEANFLSTVASKVYYIPMYKEEIAVNKDIEVIKDIPLKITGTKKADKLVLKNTTLDIDGVFILRDSISPAHLVPGLSVKNNHVEVDKNMKTNLDGCFAAGDIVGQPYQYIKAAGEGNIAALSACSYLDKGSK; this is encoded by the coding sequence ATGTCAGTTAGGTATGACATTGCTATAGTGGGGAGCGGCCCTGCCGGATTATCTGCTGCATTAAATGCTAAAATAAGAGGAAAAAATTTTATTATTTTCGGTTCCGATGATTTAAGTAATAAGTTAATTAAAGCTAAGCAAATAGATAATTACTTGGGGTTCCCAAATGTCAGTGGGATAGAGTTAAAAAATAGTTTCTCTAGTCACTTAAAAAAAATGAATATTAGTATTTTTAACGAGAAAATTAACAACATCTACGCTATGGGGGATTACTATGCTTTAATGGCCAATGATAAGGTATATGAAGCATCATCTATTATCCTAGCTTCAGGTGTTAACTTTGGCAAGCCCTTTAAAGGCGAAGAGGAGTGGTTAGGCAAAGGAGTGGGTTACTGCGCAACTTGTGACGCTGCACTGTATAAAGGAAAGGTTGTGGCGGTTATTGCCCAAAATAAAAAGGATGAGTCAGAGGCAAATTTTCTTTCCACTGTAGCCTCTAAAGTTTATTACATCCCCATGTATAAGGAAGAAATAGCCGTAAATAAAGACATAGAAGTAATCAAAGATATCCCGCTAAAAATAACAGGCACTAAAAAAGCCGATAAGTTAGTGTTAAAAAACACCACTCTTGATATAGATGGAGTTTTTATACTACGTGATAGTATATCACCAGCTCATCTTGTCCCAGGCTTAAGCGTAAAAAATAACCATGTTGAAGTTGATAAAAATATGAAAACTAATCTCGATGGTTGTTTTGCTGCTGGGGATATTGTAGGCCAACCCTATCAATACATTAAAGCTGCAGGCGAAGGGAATATAGCAGCATTATCTGCGTGTTCATATTTAGATAAAGGGAGCAAATAA
- a CDS encoding alanine/glycine:cation symporter family protein, which produces MDLMSIIQSINSVLWGPIMLVLLLGTGVLFTIKLRFIQIRRIKDVLKEPFKGNKGVQADEEGMSSFQALATAIAAQVGTGNLAGVATAIAAGGPGAVFWMWISGLFGMGTIFAEAVISQVHTEKVNGQVTGGPAYYIKKGLGSNFLAAFFAVAIVLALGFMGNMVQSNSIAQAINGVFEISTLSVGVLIAVIVGLIIIGGIKRIAVFTSNIVPVMAIFYFIGSIAILFLNYEQIIPAFQMIIHAAFDPVAATGGVIGVSVKEAFRYGIARGLFSNEAGMGSTPHAHAVAKVKHPAQQGLVGIFGVLFDTGIACTMTALVIIITGVYETGLYGIELTQQGFVEGLGSFGGYFIAISMFFFALSTIISWYFFAEANVRYLLGSRFIRVFQVMVLICIVYGTTMDAEIVWELADTFNGLMIIPNLIALVGMFSLVIKILNDYENKFEKDEPSEFEK; this is translated from the coding sequence ATGGATCTAATGAGTATTATACAAAGTATAAATAGTGTTCTTTGGGGACCGATTATGTTAGTTCTTTTGCTGGGTACAGGAGTTTTGTTTACAATTAAACTAAGATTTATTCAAATTAGGAGAATTAAAGATGTATTGAAAGAGCCATTTAAAGGGAATAAAGGAGTTCAGGCAGATGAAGAAGGGATGAGCTCTTTTCAAGCCCTTGCTACTGCAATTGCTGCTCAGGTTGGAACAGGAAACCTTGCAGGAGTGGCAACAGCAATAGCTGCAGGAGGACCAGGTGCTGTATTTTGGATGTGGATAAGTGGCCTTTTTGGAATGGGAACTATTTTTGCTGAAGCTGTAATATCGCAAGTTCATACTGAGAAGGTTAACGGTCAGGTTACCGGTGGGCCAGCCTATTATATAAAAAAAGGGCTAGGCAGCAATTTTTTAGCAGCTTTTTTTGCTGTAGCTATAGTACTAGCCCTTGGGTTTATGGGAAATATGGTACAATCCAATTCTATAGCTCAGGCCATTAACGGGGTTTTTGAGATTTCAACCTTATCTGTGGGCGTATTAATTGCGGTGATAGTAGGGTTGATTATTATAGGAGGAATAAAAAGAATAGCTGTATTTACATCAAATATAGTTCCGGTGATGGCTATATTTTACTTTATCGGAAGTATTGCTATACTTTTTTTAAATTATGAACAAATCATACCAGCTTTTCAAATGATTATACATGCTGCATTTGATCCAGTGGCAGCTACTGGTGGTGTAATAGGTGTTTCTGTCAAAGAAGCTTTTAGGTATGGTATTGCCCGAGGACTATTTTCCAACGAAGCAGGTATGGGTTCTACTCCACACGCACATGCTGTTGCAAAAGTTAAGCATCCAGCACAACAAGGATTAGTGGGAATATTTGGCGTTTTATTTGATACGGGTATCGCTTGTACAATGACTGCTCTTGTTATTATTATAACTGGAGTTTATGAAACTGGTCTTTATGGTATTGAATTGACACAACAGGGTTTTGTAGAAGGATTGGGATCTTTCGGTGGTTACTTTATCGCTATTAGTATGTTTTTCTTTGCATTATCAACTATTATAAGTTGGTACTTTTTTGCGGAAGCTAATGTTAGGTATTTGTTGGGTAGTCGCTTTATCAGAGTATTTCAAGTAATGGTTTTAATTTGTATTGTTTATGGCACAACCATGGATGCAGAGATAGTATGGGAGTTGGCAGATACTTTTAACGGTTTAATGATAATACCTAACTTGATTGCATTAGTGGGGATGTTTTCTTTAGTTATTAAGATACTTAATGATTATGAAAATAAGTTCGAGAAAGATGAACCATCAGAGTTTGAAAAATAA
- a CDS encoding nitroreductase family protein, which translates to MNSLFERRSIRKFKNKPVENTLIKQVLKAGMCAPSACNSKPWHFIVIDDRQILDQIPKFHNYAQMVKESPVAILVCAQPSNEKIKGFWPQDCAAATQNILVEAVEKGLGTVWVGVHPNEQFEKDFRELLDIPKDIVPFALIPMGYPDEHKGINDRYLEERVHQNKWQ; encoded by the coding sequence TTGAATTCATTATTTGAAAGAAGAAGCATTCGAAAGTTCAAAAACAAGCCGGTAGAAAACACCTTAATCAAACAAGTTTTAAAGGCGGGGATGTGTGCACCTTCTGCATGTAACAGTAAACCATGGCACTTTATAGTAATTGATGACAGGCAGATATTAGATCAAATTCCTAAATTTCATAATTACGCACAAATGGTTAAAGAAAGTCCTGTGGCCATTTTGGTTTGCGCACAACCCTCTAATGAAAAAATTAAAGGTTTTTGGCCACAAGATTGTGCCGCAGCCACACAAAACATTTTAGTTGAAGCTGTAGAGAAAGGTTTAGGAACTGTTTGGGTAGGGGTACACCCTAATGAGCAGTTTGAGAAAGATTTTAGGGAGCTTTTAGACATACCAAAAGATATTGTCCCTTTTGCCTTAATTCCTATGGGGTATCCTGACGAGCATAAAGGTATAAACGATAGATATTTAGAGGAACGAGTACATCAGAATAAATGGCAATAA
- the pfkB gene encoding 1-phosphofructokinase yields the protein MITTVTLNPAIDRMYYIDSLESNDVVRCNNYNINAGGKGLNVTKVLVKLQAEVQCFGFIGGSAGNFVTKELEKLGAVNKFTKIDRETRTCLSIMDTTGKQFELVESGPQIKADEIERFILTFNDINESKTLVMSGSLPKGLEDNFYRTLISKANQKGVKVVLDTSGNPLKEGIKENPFLIKPNIEELRKLLNRDFNTEDDLLKGTLDCLKLGAQNVALSLGGDGMIFSNQDASYRVKVSKVKVVSPVGSGDSTVAGLAYGINNELGIRETLALANACGASNATMAGIGQINFKQVQDLKEKIEVSKVRG from the coding sequence ATGATAACAACAGTAACATTGAATCCAGCTATAGATAGAATGTATTATATTGACTCCTTAGAATCTAATGATGTGGTGCGATGTAATAATTATAATATCAATGCAGGAGGAAAAGGTCTTAACGTTACGAAAGTTTTAGTTAAGCTTCAAGCAGAGGTGCAGTGTTTTGGATTTATAGGAGGTTCAGCGGGTAACTTTGTAACAAAGGAGCTTGAAAAATTAGGTGCAGTTAATAAGTTTACAAAAATTGATAGAGAAACAAGAACATGTCTTAGCATTATGGATACAACTGGTAAGCAGTTTGAATTAGTAGAAAGTGGACCCCAAATAAAAGCAGATGAAATAGAACGGTTTATTTTAACATTTAACGATATAAATGAAAGTAAAACTTTAGTGATGTCAGGAAGTTTGCCTAAAGGGTTAGAAGACAACTTTTATAGAACGTTGATTTCAAAAGCTAATCAAAAAGGTGTCAAAGTTGTTTTAGATACCAGTGGAAACCCATTGAAAGAGGGGATAAAAGAGAATCCATTTTTAATCAAACCGAACATTGAGGAACTGAGAAAGTTATTGAATAGAGATTTTAACACAGAAGATGATTTGCTAAAGGGAACTTTAGATTGCCTAAAATTAGGTGCGCAAAACGTAGCATTGTCATTAGGTGGGGATGGGATGATTTTTTCTAATCAAGATGCTAGTTATAGGGTGAAAGTTTCAAAAGTAAAAGTAGTTAGCCCAGTTGGTTCTGGCGATAGCACTGTAGCAGGGTTGGCATATGGAATAAACAATGAGCTAGGTATAAGAGAAACCTTAGCTTTAGCAAATGCCTGTGGGGCATCAAATGCTACTATGGCTGGTATTGGGCAAATTAACTTTAAACAAGTTCAAGATTTAAAAGAAAAAATAGAGGTTTCTAAAGTTAGGGGGTAA
- a CDS encoding Na+/H+ antiporter NhaC family protein, with translation MGENKNHKSNGWALLPFLIFVTVFLGAGIILEVQGVDMAFYEFPAPIAALCGVISAFIVFKGTIKEKINDFVKGCGNEDIITMCIIYLLAGGFAAVTEAMGGIESTVNLGLTYVPAQYVTAGLFIIAAFVSVATGSSMGSIAAVGPIAVGVANAAGTDLALTLAAVLGGCMCGDNLSIISDTTIAATRTQGVAMKDKFRVNLLIVMPAALLTIVLLIFFGNPERVVEMETYEYNLIKVIPYIWNECFCCVNWWYFYFRSYRNFL, from the coding sequence ATGGGAGAAAATAAGAATCATAAATCTAATGGATGGGCATTGTTACCGTTTTTAATTTTTGTAACAGTATTTTTGGGTGCTGGGATTATTTTAGAAGTTCAAGGTGTGGATATGGCATTTTATGAATTTCCAGCACCTATAGCTGCTTTATGTGGTGTTATATCGGCTTTTATTGTGTTTAAAGGGACTATTAAAGAGAAAATTAACGACTTTGTAAAAGGTTGTGGCAATGAAGATATTATTACTATGTGTATTATTTATCTGCTAGCAGGTGGTTTTGCTGCGGTTACCGAAGCTATGGGAGGCATTGAATCTACTGTAAACTTAGGGTTAACTTATGTGCCGGCACAGTATGTAACTGCGGGGTTATTTATAATTGCTGCTTTTGTTTCTGTGGCAACTGGATCATCTATGGGTTCTATTGCAGCAGTGGGTCCCATTGCAGTGGGAGTTGCTAACGCAGCTGGTACTGACTTAGCCCTTACCTTAGCCGCAGTGCTAGGTGGTTGTATGTGTGGCGATAACTTATCAATAATTTCTGATACAACCATTGCAGCTACACGAACTCAAGGTGTTGCTATGAAGGATAAATTTAGAGTTAACTTGTTGATAGTCATGCCAGCGGCTCTGCTAACAATTGTACTATTAATTTTCTTTGGAAACCCAGAGAGAGTTGTAGAGATGGAAACATATGAGTATAACTTAATAAAAGTAATTCCTTACATCTGGAATGAATGTTTTTGTTGTGTTAACTGGTGGTATTTTTATTTCAGGAGTTATAGGAATTTTTTATAA
- a CDS encoding DEAD/DEAH box helicase family protein, which translates to MCFNFEFLKKEEKYSSFSQACIEAEKSLVVSYATTAILSRRALELSVKWLYSFDEELTVPYDDKLSALIHDFKFKSIIDSQLFPMLKFIQKLGNKAVHSSTPITREQAVLSLRNLFEFISWIDYCYSDEFNEVSFDESILGDNQNQKKSRKELEDLYQRLGEKDKKLEEIIKENQQLRKQNAEKREKNRRNRDFNVDEISEFKTRKMYIDLELELNNWVFGNDCLEEVEVSGMPNSTGKGYIDYVLYSDDGKPLALVEAKKTSVDPKIGQVQAENYANCLEKQYGVRPIIFYTNGFEYYLWDDKAYPERMVSGLYTKEELEWMIFKRQHKQSLKNPEIKDEITNRPYQKMAINAVCDAVDRGNRKALLVMATGSGKTRTAISIVEILIRKGWVKNALFLADRTALVKQAKKNFGYLLPELSLCNLLDGKDNPGSRMVFSTYPTMMNAIDDVKSNSGEKLYTRGHFDLIIIDESHRSIYKKYQAIFNYFDGILLGLTATPRDDIDKNTYEIFELENNVPTYAYELDEAIDDEYLVPYHTIETKMKFMEKGVHYDDLSEKEKEEFEETFEDGVREISGEELNSFLFNSDTR; encoded by the coding sequence ATGTGCTTTAATTTTGAGTTTCTTAAAAAAGAAGAAAAGTATAGCTCTTTTAGTCAAGCTTGTATAGAGGCGGAAAAAAGTTTGGTAGTTTCTTATGCAACAACAGCTATACTATCAAGGCGGGCGCTAGAACTTTCGGTGAAATGGTTGTATAGTTTTGATGAGGAGTTAACTGTACCCTATGATGATAAGCTTAGTGCCTTAATACATGATTTTAAATTTAAAAGCATCATAGACAGCCAGCTGTTTCCCATGCTTAAATTTATTCAAAAATTGGGTAACAAAGCGGTCCACTCGTCAACACCTATAACTAGGGAGCAGGCAGTGCTATCTCTTCGCAATCTTTTTGAGTTTATATCCTGGATAGATTATTGTTATTCTGATGAGTTTAACGAAGTCTCCTTTGACGAAAGCATTTTAGGAGATAACCAAAATCAGAAAAAGAGCAGAAAAGAGCTTGAGGATTTATATCAACGTCTAGGTGAAAAGGATAAAAAACTTGAAGAGATTATAAAAGAAAACCAACAACTTAGAAAACAAAACGCCGAAAAGCGGGAGAAAAATAGAAGAAATAGAGATTTCAATGTTGATGAAATCTCAGAGTTTAAAACACGCAAGATGTATATTGATTTAGAGCTTGAATTAAACAACTGGGTTTTTGGGAATGACTGTTTAGAGGAAGTTGAAGTTTCCGGCATGCCAAATAGCACGGGAAAAGGCTATATAGATTATGTCCTATATAGTGATGATGGAAAACCCCTAGCTTTGGTGGAAGCTAAAAAAACCAGCGTAGATCCTAAAATTGGACAAGTACAGGCAGAAAACTACGCCAACTGCTTAGAGAAGCAATACGGTGTTAGACCGATTATCTTTTACACCAACGGCTTTGAGTACTACTTATGGGATGATAAAGCCTATCCAGAGCGAATGGTTTCAGGTCTTTATACAAAAGAAGAGCTAGAGTGGATGATTTTTAAGAGGCAGCATAAGCAGTCTTTAAAAAATCCTGAAATTAAAGACGAAATTACCAATAGACCTTATCAAAAAATGGCTATAAATGCTGTCTGTGATGCCGTTGATAGAGGTAATCGAAAGGCGCTGCTGGTAATGGCTACTGGTTCAGGAAAAACTCGTACCGCTATATCTATAGTTGAAATTTTAATCCGTAAAGGATGGGTAAAAAACGCCTTATTTTTAGCAGACAGAACAGCCCTTGTAAAGCAAGCCAAGAAAAACTTTGGTTACTTACTACCGGAACTATCTTTGTGTAACTTATTAGACGGAAAAGATAATCCAGGAAGTAGGATGGTATTTTCTACTTATCCAACCATGATGAATGCCATAGACGATGTCAAAAGTAACAGCGGTGAAAAGCTTTATACAAGAGGCCATTTTGACCTCATTATCATAGATGAAAGCCACCGGAGTATATATAAAAAATATCAGGCTATTTTCAACTATTTTGACGGAATTCTTTTAGGACTTACCGCAACACCTAGGGATGATATAGATAAAAACACATATGAAATATTTGAGCTAGAAAACAATGTGCCCACCTACGCCTACGAACTTGATGAAGCTATAGATGATGAATATTTAGTTCCTTATCATACTATAGAGACCAAAATGAAGTTTATGGAAAAAGGTGTTCATTACGATGATTTATCAGAGAAAGAAAAGGAAGAATTTGAAGAAACCTTTGAAGATGGAGTCCGGGAGATAAGTGGAGAAGAGTTAAACTCCTTTTTATTTAACAGCGATACCCGTTGA